In a genomic window of Bacteroidetes bacterium SB0662_bin_6:
- a CDS encoding cellulase family glycosylhydrolase codes for MKNHLKNRVRAIAKGGIRYVAGVVSAFLLILPAQGQGFFRTEGTKILDRDGNPAIIRGLGLGGWLVPEGYMVHMTAIDGGSPRTIRAQIVDLIGEQGADRFFELYRAKYVAEKDIAAIAEWGFDHIRLPMHYNLLFDPDTETFIESGFELIDTFLDWCRKYELDVILDMHAAPGAQSEHNISDSDGEARLWTEPVPYQDQLVTIWTEIARRYVDDPLIIGYDLINEPVTPNSIGDDEVQADALRALYVRLAEAIRQIDTNHILFIEGNYFATHFYKLEPPFDDNMVYAFHKYWNATDVGTINYLLDLRARNNVPLWLGESGENSNPWFYEVTRLAERYGIGWNWWTHKKIATITSPLSAPFAPGYKEVVDYLNAPPHAPKPRPSERAASEALFAMAEGLDLDSCITRPGVLAALLDPDYATLRKPFKEHPIPGIINAAEYDIGHAGATYHDTDLMRVDGQSGAGNNGYEYRNDGVDIERSEDPEGFEYNVGWMETTEWLTWTVQIDQAGIYDVEFRVAADAAGNGGILYLALNNERIGSNVPVPVTGGWQAWTSVWLRDVTLPPGEHVLKLVVRNGGFNLNRMRFTLKEATAAEQADEIPKGMQLDGAWPNPFSGEVNLAFRTDRPVRARLEMVDMLGRTVYVHAPEAFGTGEHMWSVRPDLPTGMYFSRLFLEDGERTHLLTAPVTAIP; via the coding sequence ATGAAAAATCACCTTAAGAACAGGGTACGCGCGATAGCGAAAGGCGGCATCCGGTATGTCGCAGGAGTTGTTTCGGCGTTTCTCCTGATCCTTCCGGCACAGGGGCAGGGCTTTTTCCGGACTGAAGGCACAAAGATTCTCGATCGGGACGGCAATCCGGCAATCATACGCGGCCTTGGGCTGGGCGGCTGGCTCGTGCCGGAGGGATACATGGTGCATATGACTGCCATTGACGGGGGATCTCCGCGCACCATCCGGGCACAGATAGTGGACCTGATTGGCGAGCAGGGGGCAGATCGCTTCTTCGAGCTATACCGGGCCAAATACGTCGCGGAAAAAGATATTGCGGCCATTGCCGAGTGGGGATTCGATCATATCCGCCTGCCCATGCATTACAACCTGCTCTTCGACCCCGATACGGAAACGTTTATCGAGAGCGGGTTTGAGCTGATCGACACCTTCCTCGACTGGTGCCGCAAGTACGAACTCGACGTCATTCTGGACATGCACGCCGCGCCGGGCGCACAGAGCGAGCACAACATCAGCGACAGCGACGGCGAGGCCCGTTTATGGACAGAGCCCGTCCCGTACCAGGACCAACTGGTGACCATATGGACCGAGATTGCCCGGCGCTACGTCGACGATCCGCTTATCATCGGATACGATCTGATCAATGAACCTGTAACACCCAACTCAATCGGTGACGACGAGGTTCAGGCCGACGCCCTCCGTGCATTGTACGTGCGGCTCGCCGAAGCCATTCGCCAGATCGATACCAATCATATCCTCTTCATAGAGGGAAATTATTTCGCCACTCACTTCTACAAACTGGAGCCTCCGTTCGACGACAATATGGTCTACGCCTTCCACAAGTACTGGAACGCCACGGACGTCGGCACCATCAACTATCTTCTGGATCTGAGGGCAAGAAACAACGTCCCGCTCTGGCTGGGAGAATCGGGGGAAAACTCGAATCCGTGGTTTTATGAGGTGACCCGGCTTGCGGAAAGATACGGGATCGGATGGAACTGGTGGACGCACAAGAAAATAGCGACGATCACCAGCCCGCTTTCCGCACCGTTTGCGCCAGGATATAAAGAGGTGGTCGATTACTTGAATGCTCCTCCGCACGCCCCCAAACCCCGCCCTTCTGAACGGGCGGCCAGCGAGGCGCTGTTCGCCATGGCCGAGGGATTGGACCTCGACTCCTGCATCACACGGCCCGGTGTCCTTGCGGCGCTGTTGGATCCGGATTACGCCACGCTGCGCAAACCCTTCAAGGAACATCCAATACCCGGCATCATCAATGCCGCGGAGTACGACATCGGACACGCAGGCGCCACCTACCACGACACCGATCTCATGCGAGTCGATGGGCAAAGCGGAGCCGGCAACAACGGGTATGAATACCGCAATGACGGGGTGGACATCGAGAGATCGGAAGACCCGGAAGGATTCGAATATAATGTGGGATGGATGGAAACGACCGAATGGTTGACCTGGACGGTGCAGATCGATCAGGCAGGAATCTATGACGTCGAATTCCGCGTCGCCGCCGATGCGGCCGGTAATGGCGGCATCCTCTACCTCGCGCTGAACAACGAACGAATCGGGAGCAATGTACCTGTGCCCGTCACAGGCGGATGGCAGGCATGGACCTCGGTATGGCTGCGCGATGTGACACTGCCCCCCGGCGAGCATGTCCTGAAACTGGTCGTGCGCAATGGGGGGTTCAACCTGAACCGGATGCGCTTCACGCTGAAGGAGGCCACCGCCGCCGAGCAGGCAGACGAAATCCCGAAGGGAATGCAACTGGACGGAGCCTGGCCCAACCCGTTTTCCGGAGAGGTCAACCTGGCGTTCCGGACCGACCGACCCGTACGGGCCCGGCTTGAGATGGTGGACATGCTGGGGCGCACCGTATATGTGCATGCCCCGGAAGCGTTCGGGACGGGAGAGCACATGTGGTCCGTACGCCCCGACCTGCCTACGGGTATGTATTTCTCGCGCCTGTTTCTGGAAGACGGAGAACGCACGCACCTCCTGACTGCACCCGTAACAGCCATCCCATAG
- a CDS encoding endo-1,4-beta-xylanase translates to MIAIFGEYTRKSPSKTAGHALSRAGRNGITCRAGPGCPLSLSAGTETTTERYEERPGRVRSPPSEAMRSFLSCSGMLLCLLALSAAGCDSDSGMDEVTPEPSGDYPALKTLAVHPVGVAIQAVHLSSPERTTVIEKVFNSITAEWEMKMNPISTGPGSYNWTGADALVDFAEENGMQVHGHTLVWHQTTPSWMENFRGSDEAFEEAVKEYITTVIARYKGRVVSWDVINEAFDDERGELRNSVFRRRMGDDYIARLFQYAREADPDLLLFYNDYGLTWSLPKRRAVMRMLDDFLERGIPIDGVGLQMHMAWDSPPREEITATIDEVVKRGLKLHLSELDVRINTDGSLRSWNTARGNIQKERVKEVVAAFNRIPEEQRFAITLWGLRDPDTWLIDFYDRPEWPLLFDAQFRPKPAYYGFVEALQEAQE, encoded by the coding sequence ATGATTGCAATCTTTGGGGAATATACACGAAAATCACCGAGCAAGACGGCCGGGCATGCTCTTTCCCGCGCCGGGCGGAACGGAATAACTTGTCGCGCCGGACCGGGATGCCCCCTCTCACTCAGCGCCGGAACGGAAACAACCACCGAACGATATGAAGAAAGGCCTGGTCGTGTCCGTTCACCTCCTTCCGAGGCTATGCGCTCCTTTCTTTCCTGCTCCGGCATGCTCCTGTGCCTGCTTGCCCTTTCGGCGGCCGGATGCGACAGCGATTCCGGGATGGACGAGGTCACGCCGGAGCCAAGCGGTGACTATCCGGCCCTTAAAACCCTTGCCGTACACCCTGTCGGCGTGGCGATCCAGGCAGTGCACCTGTCCAGCCCGGAACGCACCACCGTGATCGAAAAGGTGTTCAACAGCATCACGGCCGAGTGGGAAATGAAGATGAACCCGATATCGACCGGCCCGGGATCGTACAACTGGACCGGGGCCGATGCGCTGGTGGATTTCGCCGAGGAAAACGGCATGCAGGTCCACGGGCACACGCTCGTGTGGCATCAGACGACACCATCCTGGATGGAAAACTTCCGAGGGAGCGACGAGGCATTCGAGGAGGCTGTAAAAGAATATATCACGACCGTCATAGCGCGCTACAAGGGGCGTGTTGTAAGCTGGGACGTGATCAACGAAGCATTCGATGACGAACGGGGAGAACTACGCAACAGCGTGTTCCGGCGCAGGATGGGCGACGATTACATCGCCCGGCTGTTTCAGTATGCCCGGGAAGCCGATCCGGATCTGCTGCTCTTCTACAACGATTACGGGCTCACCTGGAGCCTGCCCAAGCGGCGCGCCGTGATGAGAATGCTTGATGATTTTCTGGAGCGGGGCATTCCCATAGACGGCGTGGGATTGCAAATGCACATGGCCTGGGACAGCCCGCCCCGCGAAGAGATTACTGCGACCATAGACGAGGTGGTAAAACGCGGCCTGAAGCTGCACCTCTCGGAACTGGACGTGCGCATCAATACCGACGGCAGTCTGCGGTCCTGGAATACGGCGCGGGGAAACATTCAGAAAGAGCGCGTCAAGGAGGTCGTAGCCGCCTTCAACCGGATTCCCGAGGAACAGCGTTTCGCCATTACCCTGTGGGGACTGCGCGACCCGGACACCTGGCTCATCGATTTTTACGATCGGCCGGAGTGGCCGCTCCTGTTTGATGCGCAATTCCGCCCCAAGCCCGCCTATTACGGATTTGTCGAGGCGCTGCAGGAGGCGCAGGAATAG
- a CDS encoding T9SS type A sorting domain-containing protein: protein MRIVKSYRTSRSGNRVHRAVHRVIARFAGGAAAVLFFAGIVAHNAEAQVEPLGDHYIFFVDGVNATLPQVDGVVVEDPKDASNKAMQFNNRNWGYQAFRFDPAVDMSANRDAGNVLHFRILVETQNAAHCEAQNNLAIMFEDFDDDASNYPFRLRWTVPRSMCDGVWHEVTAKLPPPTWQQLEDGKTNGSISGMDAHWVYGGTWSSRINGGQGVALDLRGPHTTENRNLWTEFEWNNVRAMGPFWDWGSASDDGGKVYLDDVYIGPASLDLADAAGQPAAMSGIEVTADGPFNVVSWTHNPAFGGYNVYAGTEPITDASAPGVALLETVSFEADAFEVRHRAELPHASLGSTIYYAVTSLSLLGTENPDASNSAKEINNPNAAVSPSVVSLTEDEADALFDDVSAGNVSKENFPSGAMPFVIDDTHSQIADAAVLPTDNSDLSGSVWMAYTEANDGELYIYAEVTDDMLQFAPSSESPARAWQYDSIEFGWGNYDVRDAGGSVLGGSPHSDLARGEYPDYQFRLSPHGSAANANARTFVYFGEDNLDPGNAAYASMTGGYKILALFPFSAIKKAGDASPAFPGPGEVRFFPFTISLNDRDGSARDHQITWSLNPTVDNNWWRTPSQWQTVAMVGPEAPTSSEGPSELPEAYALAQNYPNPFNPVTTIRFQLPQAEQVTLRVFDVLGREVAALLDNTSLAGGEHTVRFDASGLTSGVYLYRLEAGASFVQTRRMMLVK from the coding sequence ATGCGTATCGTGAAGAGTTACCGGACAAGCCGTTCCGGGAATCGTGTCCATCGCGCGGTTCATCGTGTCATAGCCCGGTTTGCGGGAGGCGCTGCGGCGGTCCTGTTTTTCGCGGGCATTGTTGCGCATAACGCAGAGGCGCAGGTCGAGCCGCTTGGCGACCACTATATCTTTTTCGTGGATGGGGTGAATGCTACCCTTCCTCAGGTGGATGGCGTCGTGGTTGAAGACCCGAAAGACGCCTCCAACAAGGCGATGCAGTTCAACAACCGCAATTGGGGGTACCAGGCGTTTCGTTTCGATCCGGCCGTCGACATGTCGGCCAACCGGGACGCCGGGAATGTGCTCCACTTCCGTATCCTGGTGGAGACGCAGAACGCAGCGCATTGCGAAGCGCAGAATAATCTCGCGATCATGTTCGAGGATTTTGACGACGATGCGTCCAACTATCCTTTCCGCCTGCGCTGGACCGTACCGAGGAGCATGTGCGACGGAGTGTGGCACGAGGTGACGGCGAAGCTCCCGCCCCCGACCTGGCAGCAACTTGAAGACGGCAAGACAAATGGTTCCATCTCGGGAATGGACGCGCACTGGGTATACGGCGGCACCTGGTCAAGCCGCATCAATGGGGGTCAGGGGGTAGCGCTTGATCTCCGGGGTCCGCACACCACGGAGAATCGTAATCTGTGGACGGAATTCGAATGGAACAATGTGCGCGCCATGGGCCCCTTCTGGGACTGGGGCAGTGCCTCGGACGACGGGGGAAAGGTCTACCTGGACGATGTGTATATCGGTCCCGCCAGCCTTGACCTGGCAGATGCTGCGGGACAACCTGCAGCCATGTCCGGCATAGAGGTGACAGCGGACGGTCCCTTCAATGTCGTTTCCTGGACCCACAATCCTGCTTTCGGGGGGTACAATGTGTATGCCGGCACGGAGCCGATCACGGATGCAAGTGCTCCGGGTGTAGCGTTGCTCGAGACGGTTTCCTTCGAGGCGGATGCTTTCGAGGTGCGGCACCGGGCGGAATTGCCTCATGCGTCCCTTGGCTCGACCATCTACTATGCGGTAACGAGTCTGAGCTTATTGGGAACGGAGAATCCGGACGCGTCGAACAGCGCCAAAGAAATCAATAATCCGAATGCTGCTGTTTCGCCGTCGGTGGTATCGTTGACGGAAGACGAAGCCGACGCACTGTTCGACGATGTCAGTGCAGGGAACGTATCGAAGGAAAATTTTCCTTCCGGGGCCATGCCGTTCGTTATTGACGATACGCATTCGCAGATCGCCGACGCTGCAGTGTTGCCCACAGACAACAGCGATCTCTCCGGATCCGTCTGGATGGCGTATACGGAGGCGAACGACGGCGAACTGTATATCTATGCCGAGGTTACCGACGATATGCTGCAATTCGCTCCGTCAAGCGAGTCCCCGGCCAGGGCCTGGCAGTACGATTCCATTGAATTCGGATGGGGCAACTACGATGTGCGCGACGCCGGGGGGTCGGTACTGGGCGGTTCTCCACACAGCGACCTCGCACGCGGGGAATACCCCGATTACCAGTTCCGCCTGTCCCCGCACGGGTCCGCAGCCAATGCGAATGCGAGAACGTTTGTGTATTTTGGCGAGGACAACCTCGATCCGGGGAATGCCGCGTACGCTTCCATGACGGGCGGCTACAAGATCCTGGCGCTCTTTCCTTTCTCCGCCATCAAGAAGGCAGGCGATGCGAGCCCCGCCTTCCCAGGCCCCGGCGAAGTCCGCTTCTTTCCCTTTACGATTTCGCTGAACGACCGGGATGGGAGCGCCCGCGATCACCAGATCACATGGAGCCTGAATCCCACGGTAGACAACAACTGGTGGAGGACGCCGAGCCAGTGGCAAACCGTGGCGATGGTCGGCCCGGAAGCCCCCACGTCGAGTGAAGGTCCTTCGGAATTGCCGGAAGCGTATGCCCTGGCGCAGAATTATCCGAATCCGTTCAATCCGGTCACCACTATTCGTTTCCAGTTGCCGCAAGCGGAGCAGGTGACGCTGCGCGTATTCGATGTGCTGGGCCGGGAGGTGGCTGCGCTGCTCGACAATACGTCGCTGGCCGGTGGCGAACACACGGTGCGGTTCGATGCCTCCGGGCTTACGTCAGGGGTGTATTTGTACCGCCTCGAAGCGGGCGCCTCCTTTGTACAGACCAGACGGATGATGCTGGTGAAGTAG
- a CDS encoding carbohydrate binding family 9 domain-containing protein, which translates to MLATARILCFFILGFAAMTHLAPAGWSQTHTRAQDVPMESPAGIQAVTATATVEAIQIDGHLDESAWAQGVIADKFFQLDPDEGMPASERTEAIVLFDSDAIYVGARLFDSAPDSIVARLGRRDADQESDFFGVMLDPYLDRRSGYYFGLNAAGTLYDGVLMNDNGDDSDWDGVWQGRVQRTSYGWTAEMRIPYSQLRFYQQDRYVWGINYIRGISRKQERAYLVYTPSDESGFVSRFPELVGIRDISPSRQLEIIPYVTSRASYDQTVSDGNPFNDGSVYGLDGGVDVRYALTSNLTMNATVNPDFGQVEVDPAVINLSDYETYFSEKRPFFVEGASVFGGFGRGGPRFNLSFNNSPEFFYSRRIGRSPAGRLPDHAFSDVPDGTRILGATKVVGKLAGSWNVGTLQALTAREHARLQSGNGVRSEAEAEPATYYGVYRAQKEFADGRHGLGFMSTVNQRFFSDERLMDQMNKRSLGFGVDGWTFLDRENTWVLNGWAGLSHLNGTEQRLLDIQRSSLHYFQRPDIDHVRIDSSATSLSGWAGRLGLSKERGRLSFNTAIEAVSPSFDVNDAGFQSGSDAINGHIGLGYSWPDPTRFTRDAFVLAALFRGVDFSGNAFSTGAFVFSRIEFLNYYTAFGRLFVVPETVSTRRTRGGPLTLEPPGMGMDVSVYSDRRKNFVVGLGVDMESGKSGRETGLEVDIEWQAAPNVALALSPSVSWETEKSQWVGAFDDPLATRTFGKRYVFAKLDQITLSSTVRLNWTFTPELSFQLYAQPLISVGDYSEYKELARSRSYDFVRYGEAGSTFDAETLVADPDGPDGLAQTIELPNRDFNIASLRGTAVVRWEYRPGSTLYLVWTQQRSDFTDDPYFEFGPSFNQLATAPMENVFVLKMNWWFSS; encoded by the coding sequence ATGCTTGCGACGGCGCGTATTCTGTGTTTTTTCATACTGGGGTTTGCAGCGATGACGCATCTGGCTCCCGCAGGCTGGAGCCAGACGCACACCCGCGCACAGGATGTCCCCATGGAGAGCCCCGCCGGAATACAGGCCGTTACCGCGACGGCCACGGTGGAGGCCATACAGATAGACGGCCACCTGGACGAATCGGCATGGGCTCAGGGAGTAATCGCCGATAAATTTTTCCAGTTGGATCCCGATGAAGGGATGCCGGCGAGCGAACGCACCGAAGCCATCGTCCTGTTCGACAGCGACGCCATCTATGTCGGCGCCCGCCTGTTCGACAGTGCGCCGGATTCGATTGTCGCCCGTCTGGGCCGCCGCGATGCAGATCAGGAATCCGATTTTTTCGGCGTCATGCTGGACCCGTATCTGGACCGCCGCAGCGGATACTACTTCGGCCTGAACGCCGCCGGCACACTCTATGACGGGGTGCTCATGAACGACAACGGCGACGATTCCGACTGGGACGGGGTGTGGCAGGGACGCGTCCAGCGAACGTCGTACGGATGGACGGCGGAGATGCGTATTCCGTATTCGCAACTGCGGTTCTACCAGCAGGATCGGTATGTGTGGGGCATCAACTACATACGCGGCATCTCGCGCAAGCAGGAGCGTGCGTATCTGGTCTACACGCCCAGTGACGAAAGCGGCTTTGTGAGCCGCTTCCCGGAACTGGTGGGCATTCGGGATATCAGCCCGAGCCGTCAACTGGAAATTATCCCGTATGTCACGTCGCGCGCCTCCTACGATCAAACGGTCAGTGACGGCAATCCCTTCAACGACGGCTCCGTGTACGGTCTGGACGGCGGCGTGGACGTACGGTACGCCCTGACATCCAACCTGACGATGAACGCCACGGTAAACCCGGATTTCGGGCAGGTGGAGGTGGACCCTGCGGTCATCAACCTGAGCGATTACGAGACATACTTCTCGGAAAAGCGCCCGTTTTTCGTGGAAGGGGCTTCCGTGTTCGGCGGCTTCGGGAGGGGCGGGCCCAGATTTAACCTGAGTTTCAATAACAGTCCGGAATTTTTTTACAGCCGCCGGATCGGGCGCTCGCCGGCGGGCAGGTTGCCTGATCATGCGTTTTCGGATGTGCCGGACGGCACGCGGATACTCGGCGCCACGAAGGTCGTGGGCAAGTTGGCCGGCAGCTGGAACGTGGGAACGCTGCAGGCGCTCACGGCCCGGGAGCATGCCCGGCTGCAGAGCGGGAACGGGGTGCGATCCGAAGCGGAAGCAGAGCCGGCGACCTACTACGGCGTCTACCGCGCCCAGAAAGAATTCGCGGACGGGCGCCACGGACTGGGCTTCATGTCCACGGTCAACCAGCGGTTTTTCTCGGACGAGCGCCTCATGGATCAGATGAACAAGCGGTCGTTGGGTTTCGGCGTGGACGGGTGGACCTTTCTCGACAGGGAAAATACCTGGGTGCTTAACGGTTGGGCCGGTTTGTCCCATCTCAACGGGACCGAGCAGCGGCTGCTCGATATCCAGCGCAGTTCGTTGCATTACTTCCAGCGCCCGGACATCGATCATGTCCGCATCGACAGCAGCGCCACATCGCTGAGCGGATGGGCCGGACGCCTTGGGCTGAGCAAGGAACGCGGACGCTTATCCTTCAATACGGCGATCGAAGCAGTATCCCCTTCCTTCGACGTAAACGACGCCGGCTTCCAATCCGGATCGGACGCCATCAATGGCCATATCGGCCTCGGGTACAGCTGGCCCGACCCCACCCGCTTTACAAGAGATGCCTTCGTACTTGCCGCCCTGTTCCGGGGTGTCGACTTCTCCGGAAATGCGTTCTCGACGGGGGCCTTCGTCTTCTCCCGCATCGAATTCCTGAATTACTACACAGCGTTCGGCCGCCTTTTCGTCGTCCCGGAAACCGTGAGTACGCGGCGCACGCGCGGCGGTCCGTTGACGCTGGAGCCACCGGGTATGGGAATGGACGTATCCGTGTATTCGGACCGGCGCAAGAATTTTGTGGTCGGCCTGGGCGTGGATATGGAAAGTGGGAAATCAGGAAGGGAAACGGGACTGGAGGTGGACATCGAGTGGCAGGCGGCGCCCAATGTAGCCCTTGCGCTCAGCCCTTCCGTTTCATGGGAAACCGAAAAGAGCCAGTGGGTCGGCGCCTTCGACGACCCGTTGGCCACCCGGACATTCGGAAAGCGGTACGTATTCGCCAAACTCGATCAGATAACCCTGTCGTCCACCGTGCGGCTCAACTGGACGTTTACTCCGGAACTGAGTTTTCAGTTGTATGCGCAACCCCTCATCTCTGTGGGCGACTACTCGGAGTACAAGGAACTGGCCCGCTCACGCTCCTATGACTTCGTACGCTACGGGGAAGCAGGTTCGACCTTCGATGCGGAAACCCTTGTAGCGGACCCGGACGGACCCGACGGACTTGCCCAAACCATCGAGCTTCCCAATCGCGACTTCAATATAGCCTCGCTCCGGGGAACGGCTGTGGTGCGCTGGGAATACCGGCCGGGCTCCACGCTGTATCTGGTCTGGACGCAACAGCGATCCGACTTCACGGACGATCCCTACTTCGAATTCGGCCCGTCGTTCAACCAGTTGGCTACTGCGCCCATGGAGAACGTGTTCGTGCTGAAGATGAACTGGTGGTTCAGCTCGTAG